The segment CCACCGTGACGAATGGCCGGCTGGCCGGCTTTGGCGGCGCGCCGAACATGGGGCACGACCCGCATGGCCGGCGCCATCCGACGCCGGCCTGGCTGGACCTGATCGAGACGGACGATCCGCTCGCGCGCGGCAAGAAGCTGGTGGTGCAGATGGTCGAAACGTTCCAGGATGGCGGCCAGCCGACGATCGTCGAATCGCTCGATGCCGTGGCCGTGGGGCAGGCCAGCGGCATGCCGCTGGCGCCCGTGATGATCTATGGCGACGACGTCACCCACGTGCTGACGGAAGAGGGCATCGCCTACCTGTACAAGGCCCGGTCGCTCGACGAGCGCAAGGCCATGCTGGCGGCGGTCGCCGGCGTGACGCCCATCGGCCTGCGCCACGACCCGAAGACGACGGCCAAATTGCGCGCCGACGGCCTGATCGCGCTGCCCGAGGACATCGGCGTGCAGCGCGGCGCGGCGAACCGCTCGCTGCTGGCCGCGAAAAGCATCGCCGACCTGGTCGAATGGTCGGACGGCCTGTATCAACCACCCGCCAAATTCAGGAGCTGGTAATGATTGCAATAAGCACAATGATGACGATGACACCGGTGCGGGAACGCTGCGCCACGTTGGGACGGCAAGTGCTGCAGGCGCTGCTCGATGAAGTGACCTTGACGCCGAAACCGGGCCTGGTCGATTTGCGCAGCCGTGGCGCGCATACGGACTTGAACTGGGCCCTGATGTGCCATTCGGCCTGCGTGCTGGAGCCCGTGTTTGCCGCCATGGCCGACGCCGGCGCGCGCAGTGAAGACGACGACCTGCTGCGCCAGCGCATCGGCGCCATCGGCCGCGACGGCGAGGCGCTGATGCTGGCAGCGACGGGCGGCGTGAACACGCACCGGGGCGCCATCTGGGCGCTGGGCCTCCTGGTGACGGCGGCGGCGCAGCAGGGCGCGCGCGGCGCGTCGCTGGCACCAACAGCCGTGGCGGCGCGGGCCGGCGCGCTGGCCCGTTTGCACGACCGCGGCGCGCCTGGCGCCACCGGCAACAAGGGCGAGCTGGCCTGCCGCCAGTATCAGGTCGACGGCGCGCGGGGCCAGGCCCGCGCCGGCTTTCCCCTGGTGACGGGTGCCGGATTGCCCGCCTTGCACGCCTCGCGGGCACGCGGCGACAACGAAACGACGGCGCGCCTGAACGCCTTGCTGGCGATAGTCAGCCAGCTCGACGACACCTGCGTGCTGTCGCGCGGCGGCGAGCCGGCTTTGCTGGCACTGCAAACGGGTGCGGCGCGGGTGCTGGCGGCCGGCGGCGCGGCCACGGCCGCCGGTACCGAAGCGCTGCTGGCCCTGGAAGCGGTGGCGCTGGCGCGGGGCGTGTCGCCGGGCGGCGCGGCCGATCTGCTGGCGGCCACTCTGTTCCTTGACCGATTGACACAAGGAGAAGCGCATGGAAACGCGTGACTATATATTCCCGGCCGGGCCGTCGGCGTCTAGCCGCGCCCTGGCCGGCGTCGTCGGCTCGGGCGACCTGGAAGTGCTGCTGCAGCCCGGCGACGATGGCGTGACCCGCATCGTCGTCAACACCTCCGTCGATGGCAAGGGCGCCGTGTGGGATGCGCTGTTGCAGCGGTTATTCGGCGGCGAGCCGCTGCCGGCGACGCACATCGTCATCAACGATTGCGGCGCCACGCCGGGCGTGGTGCGCATGCGCATCGAACAAGCGTACGAAGAATTGCAAGCGGGGAGGGCGGCATGAGCACATTGCAGCAATTACTCGAACGCGACAGCTTCATCGAACGGGGTGCGCGCAGCCGGGCCAAGGCCCTGCTGGATGCGGGCAGCATGCGCGAACTGCTCGACCCGTTCTGCGGCATCGTTTCGCCCTGGCTGCCGCAACAAGGCGTAACGGCCCAGGCGGACGATGGCGTGGTGGTGGCCAAGGGCCTGTTCGGCGGCCAGCCGGCCGTGGTGCTGGCCATCGAGGGCGCCTACCAGGGCGGCAGCATGGGGGAAGTGGGCGGTGCGAAAATCGCCGGCGCGCTGGAACTGGCGGCGCGCGACAACCGCGACGGCATACCGATGCGCGCCGTGATCCTGTTCGAAACGGGCGGCGTACGCCTGCAGGAAGCCAACCTGGGCCTCGCTGCCATTGCCGATATCCATGCGGCCATCGTCGACCTGCGCCGCTACCAGCCCGTGATCGGGATTACGGCCGGCACGGTGGGCTGCTACGGGGGCATGTCGATCGCGGCGGGCTTGTGCAGTTACTTGATCGTCACGCGCGAGGCGCGCCTGGGCCTCAACGGCCCGGCCGTCATCGAGCAGGAGGCGGGCGTGGACGAATTCGACTCGCGCAACAAACCGTTCATCTGGAGCCTGACGGGCGGCGAGCAGCGCTTCCACAGCGGCCTGGCCGACGCCTACGTGGAAGACGACACGGCGCAGATGCGCGCCACCGTCGCCGAATTGTTCGCGCGCGGCGTGCCGGAACAGCACCGCAGCAGCCAGGCCGAGGTCTTCCTGGCACGCCTGGCGCAAGTGGACGCCGGCCCGCAAGCCACGCCGCAAGCCGTGCGCGCCATCTACAGCAAAGGAGTTGCAGCATGAACGCCATCACCGATACGAGCCGGGGCGCCGTCTGGCTCGCGGCCCTGACGCAGCATGCCGCGCCGCTGCCTGATTACCCGTCTGCCGTGCGCGTGGTCGACGCGCCGCTGGCGGGAGAAACTGCGCGCTACCTTGCCGTGCTGCCCGACCCGGACAACCGTTTTACGCGAGCACGCACGGGCGAAATCGGCCTGGTCGAGGCATGGCAGCTGGCGCGCGCCGTGCAGCAGGTGGTGCTTGAAGACCACTCGCTGGCCGTGAAACGGCCCATCGTCGCCGTCATCGACGTGGCCAGCCAGGCCTACGGCCGGCGCGAAGAAGCGTACGGCATCCACCAGGCGCTGGCCGGCGCGGCAGGCGCTTACGCCGAGGCGCGCCTGGCCGGCCACCCCGTCATCGGCCTGATCGTCGGCAAGGCCATGTCGGGCGCCTTCCTTGCGCACGGCTACCAGGCCAACCGCCTGATCGCGCTCGACGATCCGCACGTGATGGTGCATGCGATGGGCAAGGCGTCGGCCGCGCGCATCACCCTGCGCACGGTGGAAGCGCTGGAAGCGCTGGCCGCCAGCATCGCGCCGATGGCCTACGACATTGGCAACTACGCCACCCTGGGCCTGCTGTGGCAAACCTTGCAAGTGGCGCAGCCTGACGCGCCATCGGCGCAGGACACGGCCGCCGTCGCGGCCAGCCTGCGGGCGGCCCTGGCCGACATCCGCGCCGATCCGGAGCGCGGCCTGTCCAGCCGCCTGGGCGCGCCGCATCGCCAGGCGTCGGCAAAAGTCAGGGAGGTGCTGGGGCAGCAGTGGTAGGTGAAACGAAAGAGAAGACTTCAAGTCATTCCATTCCTATAACGGAGACAAATCATGATCATTTACGGAACCGCACTGCTGGCCCTGTGCCATTTGCTCGGCATCTTCCTGGGCGACCTGCTCGGGCAGCTGATGGGCGTCAAGACCAACGTGGGCGGCGTGGGCATCGCCATGCTGCTGCTGATTTGCGCCCGGCTCTACATGCAGCGGCGCGCCTGGCTGCCGCCGATGACGGAGCGGGGCGTCGAATACTGGGGCGCCATGTATATTCCCGTAGTGGTGGCGATGGCCGCGCAGCAGGACGTGGTGGCGGCCCTGCGTGGCGGGCCGGTGGCCGTGCTGGCCGCCATCGGTTCCGTGCTTGTCTGCGGCGCCGTGATTTCCGCCATTAATCGCATGGAAAGCCCGGCTGCCGTCGCCGCCGCCGAAGCCGACCCGATGCTGATCAAGGAGCACCGTCATGCTTGAGATATTTGAAAAAGCCGCCATCCACAATGGCCTCGTGACGGCATTCGCCTTTGTCGGCCTGATCATGCTGCTGTCCGTGGCGCTGTCGAAGTATCTGACCCTGGGCCGCGTGCACGGCTCGGCCATCGCCATCGTCATCGGCCTGGGGCTTGCTTACTGGGGCGGCGTGCATAGCGGCGGCCACAAGGGACTGGCCGATCTGTCGCTGTTCGGCGGCATCGGCCTGATGGGCGGCGCCATGCTGCGCGACTTTGCCATCGTCGCCACGGCCTTCGAAGTGCAGGCGACGGAGGCACGCAAGGCTGGCCTGATCGGCGTCGTGGCGCTGATGCTGGGCGTCGTGCTGCCGTTTCTCGTCGGCGCGGGCATCGCGTATGCATTTGGCTATTCGGATGCCGTCAGCATGACCACCATCGGCGCCGGCGCCGTCACCTACATCGTCGGCCCCGTCACGGGCGCGGCCATCGGCGCCAGTTCCGATGTCATGGCCCTGAGCATTGCGGCGGGCCTCATCAAGGCCATCCTGGTGATGGTGGGCACGCCCGCCGCGGCGCGCTTTCTGCGCCTGAAAACGCCGCGCTCGGCGATGGTCTTCGGCGGCCTGGCCGGCACCGTCAGCGGCGTATCGGCCGGCCTTGCCGCCACCGACCGCAAACTGGTGCCGTATGGCGCGCTGGTGGCCACGTTTCACACGGGCCTGGGCTGTTTGCTGGGGCCATCGTTGTTGTTCTTCGCCGTCAAGGCGGTGGTGGCCTGATGGAAGCCTGGCGCGCGCATGATTTGCTGTGGGTGTCCGGCCTGCCGGACGGCGCATCCTTGCCCGCCTGGGCCGACTCTGCGTGGCTGCAGGATGCACCCCTGGTGGTGCGGCGCGCCAGCACCGCGCCCGGGCGCATCCCCGTTGGCCTGCGGGGCATGCTGCGCAGCGAGCGGCATGCGTGCGAAGTGGATGCCGCCGCCGTCGTGCGCCACGTGACGCCGGAAATGCTGGTGCACGCGCCGGGGCCTGGTTTTGCCTGCGCAGCACTGGACGCGCTGCGGCAAGTGGCGCCGCTGCTCGACGCCACGGGCTGGGCCTGGGGGCCGACCGGCGGCGTGGGTTTCGCGCTGGCGAGCGGATTGCCCGTGCTGCGCGCCGACAGCGACCTCGATCTCGTGCTGCGCATCGGCGCGCCGCCGGACGCCGCCCAGGCCGAAGCCCTGCGCGCCATCTCGGCGCCCGTCACGGCGTGCCGGCTGGACCTGCAGATCGACACGGGCCTGGGCGGCTTTGCGTATGCCGAGTGGGCG is part of the Janthinobacterium sp. 67 genome and harbors:
- a CDS encoding triphosphoribosyl-dephospho-CoA synthase gives rise to the protein MIAISTMMTMTPVRERCATLGRQVLQALLDEVTLTPKPGLVDLRSRGAHTDLNWALMCHSACVLEPVFAAMADAGARSEDDDLLRQRIGAIGRDGEALMLAATGGVNTHRGAIWALGLLVTAAAQQGARGASLAPTAVAARAGALARLHDRGAPGATGNKGELACRQYQVDGARGQARAGFPLVTGAGLPALHASRARGDNETTARLNALLAIVSQLDDTCVLSRGGEPALLALQTGAARVLAAGGAATAAGTEALLALEAVALARGVSPGGAADLLAATLFLDRLTQGEAHGNA
- a CDS encoding malonate decarboxylase subunit delta, with protein sequence METRDYIFPAGPSASSRALAGVVGSGDLEVLLQPGDDGVTRIVVNTSVDGKGAVWDALLQRLFGGEPLPATHIVINDCGATPGVVRMRIEQAYEELQAGRAA
- a CDS encoding biotin-independent malonate decarboxylase subunit beta — its product is MSTLQQLLERDSFIERGARSRAKALLDAGSMRELLDPFCGIVSPWLPQQGVTAQADDGVVVAKGLFGGQPAVVLAIEGAYQGGSMGEVGGAKIAGALELAARDNRDGIPMRAVILFETGGVRLQEANLGLAAIADIHAAIVDLRRYQPVIGITAGTVGCYGGMSIAAGLCSYLIVTREARLGLNGPAVIEQEAGVDEFDSRNKPFIWSLTGGEQRFHSGLADAYVEDDTAQMRATVAELFARGVPEQHRSSQAEVFLARLAQVDAGPQATPQAVRAIYSKGVAA
- the mdcE gene encoding biotin-independent malonate decarboxylase subunit gamma, with product MNAITDTSRGAVWLAALTQHAAPLPDYPSAVRVVDAPLAGETARYLAVLPDPDNRFTRARTGEIGLVEAWQLARAVQQVVLEDHSLAVKRPIVAVIDVASQAYGRREEAYGIHQALAGAAGAYAEARLAGHPVIGLIVGKAMSGAFLAHGYQANRLIALDDPHVMVHAMGKASAARITLRTVEALEALAASIAPMAYDIGNYATLGLLWQTLQVAQPDAPSAQDTAAVAASLRAALADIRADPERGLSSRLGAPHRQASAKVREVLGQQW
- the madL gene encoding malonate transporter subunit MadL; the protein is MIIYGTALLALCHLLGIFLGDLLGQLMGVKTNVGGVGIAMLLLICARLYMQRRAWLPPMTERGVEYWGAMYIPVVVAMAAQQDVVAALRGGPVAVLAAIGSVLVCGAVISAINRMESPAAVAAAEADPMLIKEHRHA
- the madM gene encoding malonate transporter subunit MadM, which translates into the protein MLEIFEKAAIHNGLVTAFAFVGLIMLLSVALSKYLTLGRVHGSAIAIVIGLGLAYWGGVHSGGHKGLADLSLFGGIGLMGGAMLRDFAIVATAFEVQATEARKAGLIGVVALMLGVVLPFLVGAGIAYAFGYSDAVSMTTIGAGAVTYIVGPVTGAAIGASSDVMALSIAAGLIKAILVMVGTPAAARFLRLKTPRSAMVFGGLAGTVSGVSAGLAATDRKLVPYGALVATFHTGLGCLLGPSLLFFAVKAVVA
- a CDS encoding malonate decarboxylase holo-ACP synthase, whose protein sequence is MEAWRAHDLLWVSGLPDGASLPAWADSAWLQDAPLVVRRASTAPGRIPVGLRGMLRSERHACEVDAAAVVRHVTPEMLVHAPGPGFACAALDALRQVAPLLDATGWAWGPTGGVGFALASGLPVLRADSDLDLVLRIGAPPDAAQAEALRAISAPVTACRLDLQIDTGLGGFAYAEWAAGRGRVLLKTDRGPVLTATPWELA